Proteins from a single region of Colias croceus chromosome Z, ilColCroc2.1:
- the LOC123704938 gene encoding multidrug resistance protein homolog 49-like encodes MVYTKKSDKKKKAVEKEPTVSFLQIFRYAKWYELIASLFGVLAGLLSGGGVCYSLAHFGELSTSFVERTSQQEQLSSYLPLMRLFGGGRRLQNASNEENMKALIEDGKSMAIGGFTFVILSIILCMISTSLLSWSALRQITRIRLMFLECVLRQDMTWFDTDTEFNLASKMSENMMKLKEGMGEKIGVVANLVGTAIICLCQAFPQGWELTLACITVVPFSLAASILLSNYQTRSSTREMGCYSQAGKQAEEVLKSIRTIVAFGGEDAEVERYRKLLEPAEKYGRKRGFYTGLGTGFNWVLTYSLNAIGLTYGTRLILRDINKPTDEKEYLVGDVFNILFTVYMATQCITLCVPHVEVFANARGAAASVFKLLDREPLIDGMAEEGISPRRVIGDISLEDIHFSYPSRPNVKVLQGFSLRIKAGECVALVGSSGCGKSTILQLLQRLYDPHLGVVKIDGKNVKNLNLGWLRSSLGVVGQEPVLFRGSVFDNIAIGCPGATREEVQRVAEIAFAHDFISNLSNGYDTVIGERGASLSGGQKQRIAIARSLLREPAILLLDEATSALDPNSERQVQAALDRASEGRTTVTVSHRLSTIVNADRIVCMDQGVIVEQGKHDELMKAKGFYYKLVTTGKENKEPDVIETLREEADGEGEDGEIALAPRLDVKRKSNRRIIRHHSVKRDSHEWMTPRGSISSVVSAGLQNFVYNSEYQAEEEKYEDDDEEIKPISDWEILKLNAPEWLYLVIGAIAAFTQGTCFPVFALLFGYTAGIFILPDADEILYLADLYSGMFIVVAAVAGLSMCLQSTTFTSAGLKMTTRLRYQYFGALLKQEIGYYDREKNTVGALCARLSGDTAEVQGATGLRIGLIIQGTSSVLVGFIMAMAYDWKLTLVGTAFLPLMVGSIWLEGIVSQKSQSDERDAMESATAIATEAVVSIKTVQSLGVEKVFLSKFQDALIDSCAAVATKTRWRGLVLGLGVYVPFMSYTAATVYGTVLVATEGLPYNIVLLVNEAVMYGAYMLGQSLVYAPSFNSARACGARILSVINREPKVQTKPGLKDRNDWSATGAFSIKEVEFSYPTRPHQRILKGIDLKVEAGKTVALVGSSGCGKSTILQLLQRFYDPDTGTIDLDGRDIHSGLTLPRLRRQLGVVQQEPVLFDRTIAENIAYGDNNRKVSMQEIMAAAKAANIHNFIISLPKGYDTNLGSSGAQLSGGQKQRVCIARALIRSPRLLLLDEATSALDANSERAVSEALEKAAKGRTCITIAHRLTTIKDADMICVLDKGKIIERGTHTELMNQKGFYWRMSKGQHVA; translated from the exons ATGGTATATACGAAGAAGTCTGA CAAAAAGAAAAAGGCGGTTGAGAAGGAGCCTACGGTGTCATTTTTACAAATC TTCCGATATGCAAAATGGTACGAACTTATAGCCTCATTGTTTGGAGTGCTTGCTGGTCTGCTCAGTGGTGGTGGTGTATGCTACAGTCTTGCACACTTTGGGGAGCTCAGCACGTCGTTTGTGGAGAGGACATCTCAACAGGAACAGCTTTCGAGCTATCTACCCCTTATGAGGCTATTTGGCGGCGGCAGGAGATT ACAAAACGCGTCCAATGAAGAGAACATGAAAGCTTTGATTGAGGACGGCAAGTCAATGGCAATCGGTGGGTTCACATTCGTGATATTGTCGATCATACTGTGTATGATATCAACGTCGCTTCTCAGTTGGAGCGCTTTGAGACAG atTACAAGAATTCGTCTTATGTTCCTCGAATGCGTCTTGCGGCAGGATATGACATGGTTCGACACAGATACTGAGTTCAATTTGGCTTCCAAGATGTCAGA aaaCATGATGAAGCTAAAAGAGGGTATGGGAGAGAAGATTGGAGTTGTAGCTAATCTTGTTGGTACGGCTATAATCTGTCTGTGCCAGGCTTTTCCGCAAGGCTGGGAGCTTACTCTGGCTTGTATCACTGTTGTGCCCTTTTCGTTGGCAGCGTCTATCTTATTATCAAAC taTCAAACGAGGTCGTCAACGAGGGAAATGGGATGTTACAGCCAGGCTGGTAAACAAGCAGAAGAAGTTTTAAAGTCAATTAGAACAATAGTCGCTTTTGGTGGAGAAGATGCAGAAGTAGAaag ATATCGTAAACTATTGGAGCCAGCTGAAAAATATGGACGTAAGCGTGGTTTTTACACGGGACTCGGGACCGGCTTTAACTGGGTCTTAACGTACTCTCTGAACGCTATCGGTCTGACTTACGGCACTAGGCTTATCCTCCGAGATATCAACAAACCCACTGATGAAAAGGAATATCTCGTTGGTGACGTTTTCAAT ATCCTTTTCACGGTTTACATGGCCACTCAGTGCATTACTCTCTGCGTCCCTCACGTAGAGGTATTCGCAAACGCACGAGGAGCTGCTGCCAGTGTCTTCAAACTTTTAGACAGAGAACCACTTATTGACGGAATGGCAGAAGAAGGAATATCACCAAGAAGAGTTATAGGAGATATTTCTTTAGAAGATATCCACTTCAGCTATCCATCTCGACCTAACGTTAAAGTTCTGCAAGGATTCTCTCTCCGAATTAAGGCTGGAGAGTGTGTGGCGCTTGTTGGATCATCAGGATGTGGAAAATCTACAATCTTGCAGTTACTACAAAGGCTATATGATCCCCATCTTGGTGTCGTTAAAATTGATGgcaaaaacgtaaaaaatcTTAATCTGGGATGGCTAAGGTCTTCTTTAG gtgtGGTGGGTCAAGAGCCAGTTTTGTTCCGTGGTTCAGTTTTCGATAACATTGCTATAGGCTGTCCAGGTGCGACCCGGGAAGAAGTTCAAAGAGTTGCAGAAATTGCATTTGCACACGATTTTATATCAAACCTATCTAAC GGTTATGACACAGTAATAGGCGAACGTGGAGCGTCTCTTTCTGGCGGTCAGAAACAACGTATAGCTATAGCTCGATCATTATTAAGAGAGCCAGCTATTTTACTTTTAGACGAGGCAACATCAGCTCTAGACCCTAATTCAGAAAGACAAGTGCAAGCTGCTCTTGATCGGGCAAGTGAAGGTCGCACCACCGTCACAGTATCTCACAG gCTATCAACGATAGTCAATGCTGATAGAATCGTTTGCATGGACCAAGGAGTAATCGTAGAACAAGGAAAACACGATGAACTGATGAAGGCTAAAG GTTTCTACTATAAACTTGTTACTACCGGCAAGGAAAATAAGGAACCTGATGTAATTGAGACTTTAAGAGAAGAAGCAGATGGAGAAGGTGAAGACGGTGAAATTGCCCTTGCCCCACGCCTCGATGTTAAGAGGAAATCTAACAGAAGAATTATAAGACATCATTCCGTTAAAAGag ATTCTCACGAATGGATGACTCCACGTGGTTCTATATCGTCAGTAGTATCAGCCGGTCTACAAAACTTTGTTTACAATTCTGAATATCAAGCTGAAGAAGAAAAGTATGAGGATGATGATGAA GAAATCAAACCTATCAGTGATTGGGAGATTTTGAAACTGAATGCTCCAGAATGGTTATACTTGGTGATTGGTGCCATTGCTGCCTTTACACAAGGAACGTGTTTCCCAGTTTTTGCTCTATTATTCGGTTACACTGCAGGG atttTCATATTACCGGATGCTGATGAAATTCTATACCTCGCGGATTTATATTCTGGAATGTTTATTGTCGTGGCGGCTGTCGCTGGTCTCTCTATGTGCCTGCAAAGTACTACCTTTACAAGTGCTGGACTCAAAATGACTACACGACTTAGATATCAATATTTCGGTGCTTTACTTAAACAA GAAATAGGGTACTACGATAGAGAGAAGAACACAGTAGGTGCTCTTTGCGCGAGGCTCAGTGGAGATACAGCAGAAGTGCAGGGTGCGACAGGTCTCAGGATAGGTCTCATTATTCAGGGAACAAGTTCAGTCTTAGTAGGATTTATCATGGCTATGGCGTATGACTGGAAATTGACTTTAGTAGGAACTGCATTCTTACCTTTG ATGGTAGGAAGTATCTGGCTAGAAGGTATTGTGTCCCAGAAATCTCAATCAGACGAACGTGATGCAATGGAATCTGCAACAGCCATTGCCACTGAAGCTGTCGTCAGTATCAAAACTGTTCAAAGTTTAG GTGTAGAGAAAGTGTTCCTGTCGAAATTCCAAGATGCGTTGATTGATTCCTGTGCTGCTGTAGCAACAAAGACAAGATGGAGGGGCTTGGTTCTTGGTTTGGGGGTTTACGTGCCCTTCATGTCATACACCGCGGCCACAGTATATGGTACCGTACTGGTAGCTACTGAGGGACTTCCctataatatagtattatt GGTGAATGAAGCAGTTATGTACGGCGCTTACATGTTAGGGCAGTCTCTAGTGTATGCACCGAGTTTCAACTCAGCCAGAGCATGTGGTGCAAGAATTCTATCAGTCATCAACAGAGAACCTAAAGTTCAAACCAAACCCGGCTTGAAAGATAGAAACGATTGG TCAGCAACCGGTGCCTTCTCTATCAAAGAGGTGGAATTCAGTTATCCGACGCGTCCGCACCAACGTATATTGAAAGGAATCGATCTCAAAGTGGAGGCCGGCAAGACAGTCGCCTTGGTGGGCTCGTCTGGATGCGGCAAATCTACCATATTGCAGCTCTTGCAGAGATTTTACGATCCCGATACTGGAACTATT GATTTAGATGGCCGCGACATCCACTCTGGGTTAACCCTACCACGCCTGCGTCGCCAACTAGGCGTGGTGCAACAGGAGCCAGTACTATTCGACCGGACTATTGCCGAGAACATCGCGTATGGAGACAACAATAGGAAAGTCTCCATGCAGGAGATTATGGCGGCCGCTAAAGCAGCGAATATACACAACTTCATCATTTCTTTGCCGAAG
- the LOC123704939 gene encoding NADH dehydrogenase [ubiquinone] 1 beta subcomplex subunit 7-like produces the protein MGQILGTWFTRNIDLKMNDKPTFNEKAGFKYSRAKREVCAQEDHLISAKIPPKFRDYCAHCLLEYQVCRYKHMPLLYKCHHERHAYLNCEKEDYVLRMKEFERERRLREREIRIKAAKEK, from the coding sequence ATGGGACAAATATTAGGCACCTGGTTCACAAGGAACATAGATCTGAAAATGAACGACAAACCAACCTTCAATGAAAAGGCTGGTTTTAAATATAGCAGAGCTAAACGTGAAGTTTGCGCCCAAGAAGATCATCTTATATCGGCTAAAATTCCGCCCAAGTTCAGGGATTATTGTGCCCATTGCCTTTTAGAATACCAAGTTTGCAGATATAAACACATGCCGCTGTTATATAAATGCCATCACGAGAGACATGCTTATCTAAATTGTGAAAAGGAAGACTATGTTCTTCGAATGAAAGAATTCGAAAGGGAGAGGAGGTTGAGGGAGCGTGAGATCAGAATAAAAGCGGCTAAAGAGAAATGA